AAAAAGACGAATGAAGCCGCATTTTACTCTGTATTTGGCGGAAAACCGCATTTTAAGACCGCCAGCGCCAGCGCGGCGATTACAAGTCGCGCTGTGTGACCCATTTGTGCCGTGTCGGCGCTTGGTAAGTGGAAAATTTTTCCAATAAGGCGGCGGCTTCAGTTTCTGCAAACAGCAAATCAAGGTGCGTACTGAGTAAAAAACCTTGGGTTTGCGCATGGCTGAGGAAAGTCAGCAAGCCATCATAAAAACCGGCGACATTGAGTAAGCCCAGAGGTTTGTTGTGGAAGCCAAGTTGCGCCCAAGTAAACACTTCAAACAATTCTTCCAGCGTACCTATGCCGCCCGGCAGCGCAATGAAGGCATCCGACAACTGCGCCATCAATGCTTTACGTTCGTGCATATTGTTAACCACATGCAATTGCGTCAAGCCGGTATGGCCGACTTCTTTATCCATCAGCGCTTGCGGTATGACACCCGTCACACGGCCACCGAGACGCATGACTTCATCGGCTACAATGCCCATCAGGCCGACGTTGCCGCCGCCGTAAATCAGGTGTAAGTCTTGTGCTACCAAGGTGGCGGCGAGCTCACGCGCCGCCGCGGCATAGGCCGGGCTGACGCCGGCGGCAGAGCCGCAATAGACGCAGATAGATTTCATTGGGGGCTGATCTTCCGTAAGTAATCTTGCGACAACTGTTCAAAGACTTGCTTGGTTTCACCGCGCAGATACGGGCTGATCTGCGAAATGACTTGGTAGCAACCGCGTGCCAGGGATTCCGACATAGTTTGTAATTCCGTGTACTTACGCGGATTACGCACGTATTCATACGATAGCCAGTAAGTCGCCACGACGACCATATTGGTTGCCAGCGATTCAATATCCCTATCGGTGGCGGCAAATTCTCCATCGGCGCGCAGATCATTGCACAGTTCGGTCGCGACTTTGATCTTGTGGGCGAGGATGAGTTTGAAGTTGAGTTCGAGTGTGCGATTACGCGACAATAAATCATTGAGGTCGCGATAAAAGAAGCGATAGCGCCACACCAACTCAAAAGTCAGGTGCAGATAGGTCCAGATATCCTGAATATTAGCTTTGCGGCCATGAGGAAATGCCAGTTTTTTATTAATTTCCGCTTCAAACTGCGTGAAGATGGAATTGACGATATCGTCTTTATTGCGAAAATGATAATATAAATTGCCAGGAGAAATGTTCATTTCTTCGGCAATCACGGTCGTGGTGATATTCGGTTCGCCGAATTCATTGAACAGGCGTAGCGATAATTCGAGAATACGTTCACGCGTGCGGCGCGGAGCTTTGTGTTGCATGTCATTCTACTCGTTAAATTATTTCAGCAGAATAGCATTGATCAGGCCGCGCGCAAACTACGCTGATCAACTGGTGAGAGAATTATTCTTTACGGCGACCTCAGTCAGGCGGGTTTTGGCCAGTCTGTCATGCAAAAATTGACCATCGGGCGACATCCGCACCGTCATGGCCCAAGCCAGCATGCCGAGCGCCAGCGCGATCACCATGTTCCAGCCTTGCAGTTCAAATTGATACGCCAAGGCCAAGGCCGGCACGAACCACAGCCAGGCCAGCAAGTACCGCAGTACGGCTTTCGGCAGCGGCAAACGGCTGCCGTCGAGATCGGTGACGCGGATACGCCAGGTTTGCATCGCCAGCGTTTGACCGCTGCGACTCCAACAAAATACAAAATACGCACCGATCACCACAAACAGACAGATCTGCCGTGCATGCCGCAAAGCCAAGGCATTGTGGCTTTGACTGAGCACATCGAATACGAAGCCGACAGAAAAAACGATGCCGAACAACAGCATCGCTTCATACACCATACAGAGCAAACGACGTCGCAGCGCCGGCGTAGTTAAGCTTGGCTTCACGGCATCGCCGAGACCAAGCTGGTCGAGGCTGGAATGGCGGCAGGCGTGCCGGCCGGCACGACAGGTTTCAGCGGTTTCGCGACAGGCGCAGGCTTGGGGCCAACCTTGATTGGCGCCAATATCTGCGGATTCTTAATGTTTTGTACCGATAAATTTGTCAGATTTTTTGGTTTTTTATGCTCTGCAGCTAATTGTTTCTTTTCTTCTTCACTCAACTGCTGGTACTGCTGCCACTGTGCAGACTTCAATTCCGGCTTGACCAAGTTGGCATGAGCAAAATTTTCGCGCGCGGCGGCCCGTTGTTCCGGGCTCAATTTTACCCAGTCACGCATGCGTTCTTGCAGGCGCGCTTGCTCATCCGGTTTCATCTGAACCGCGCGCGTCGCGATCTCCAGCCATTTCTTTTTGGAAAATTCTGACATGCGCGGCCATTCGCCAACCAGTGGTGCCAGCGTCGCGCGTTGCTGCATGGACAGGTCGCCCCAGGCGGGTTTAGTATTGAGCGCTGCGAGTTGCGCTGGCTTGCCGGCCGCGGTCACTGGCGTAGCGGCAGGCGTAGCAGACGTTGCACCGTTGGCCAGGGCCAACGCCGGCATGCAGCAGGCGATCAAGAAGCTCAACAAATAATGACGCAAACTCAGCACGCTTACTCCCCTGTTTTGTTCAGATAGGCACTAAAGCCCGTGTCGATATACGCGGCCGGCGGCAATTCATCGGCCAATACAGCGACATCGATGTCGGCCAGTTCGCTGATGCCTTGCTGTTTCTCATTTTCGTAAATTCCCATGAGTCCGACGATCAGTACCAACAAAGGAATGATCAGACCAAGCCGACCGAGCCAAGACGCCGGTCCTGAGAAGGATAAATTGGCACCACCGGCCAATACGCCGCGCCAAGCCAAAACACGGCTGGGAGCAGCTTTTTTACGTGACAGTGCCAATTGACGCGATTGTGCCAGCCGTTGCAAGGTTGCGGCTGGCAGAGTCTCGGAAGACTCATTGAGCGCGCGCTTAATTTTGTACGCAAAGTCGAGATCTTGCGCTTGTTGTGAGTAGTTCATAGCTGGATTCCTTTCGCCTTCAGTGATGCGGCCAATGCGTGAGTTGCACGGGAACAATGGGTTTTCACGCTGCCTTCCGAGCAGCCCATTGCGGAGGCGGTTTCTGCCACATCCATGTCCTCCCAATAACGCATGAGGAATGCTTCCCGTTGACGTCCCGGGAGCTTTTTTATTTCATCATCGATAATATTGAGAACTTGTTCGCGTTCAAGCTTGTCGGCGGTCGATTCCGAAGCTTGCGAGCCTTCTTCTGAGGCGTAATTTTCGAGTAAATCGAAGTTGTCATTTTCATCACTTCCGGCTGGTGTCATGCTCGAAAACAGGCTGACCCAAGTATTGCGGACTTTTTCGCGGCGAAAGAAGTCAAGTATGGTGTTTTGCAAAATACGCTGAAACAACATCGGCAGCTCATTGGCGGGCTTGTCACCGTATTTTTCAGAAATTTTGATCATGGCTTCTTGAACGATGTCCAGCGCCGATTCTTCATTTCTGACCGTATACAAGGCATGCTTGAAGGCGCGTCTTTCGACCCCCTCAAGGAAGTTGGATAGTTCTTTATCAGTAGCCATTGTTGGCAATAGTCATATTTTAGTCAGCGATTCTCAGAAATGTGCATTAAGCACTAAGGCCGCAGATGGTTTTAAAATTGCGCATATGCTAGCAAAAATAGTCCAAAGTGTCTCAAATTTTGTGAATGTAAGCAAAACTGTACGACAACGGCGAAATTATATCGATAAAGTCACTTGACCAAAATGCTGCGACGCATTACCTTATCAGTCGGCTCCTCAATCTGGGAGCAACCAATGCCTGTACGGACTGAACCACAATGTCAGTGCCAGCAGGTGCGCTTAAATTAGAAGCTGTTTGTTCTGCCCCATGCCACAAGCGTGAGAAGTCTGTCGTTGTCTGGCCCTGTCGCTGATTGAACGAGCAGATAAGTCTGGTCTGGAACCCCCTCCAACGGAGAGGTAAAGGAAAAGATGAAACTGCATAAAGGAAGATCAGCTCAAAAGCTTTGGAACGGCGATTTCGCCAGGAAAGAACATCCGATCAATCTCCTATGGACCTTGAAAGGACAATATAAAATGAGTACAGAATTTACAGGCGCAGAGATACTGGTCAAGTGTCTTGCCGAAGAGGGTGTGGAGCATGTGTTCGGTTATCCGGGCGGTGCCGTACTCTATATCTACGACGCAATCTATAAGCAAGATAAGTTTCAGCATATTCTCGTGCGCCACGAACAGGCGGCGATTCATGCGGCCGATGCTTACTCTCGTTCCTCTGATAAAGTTGGTGTGGCGCTGGTGACTTCGGGTCCCGGTGTCACCAATGCAGTGACCGGTCTGGCCACTGCGTATATGGATTCGATACCGATGGTCGTCATTTCCGGTCAGGTGCCCAGTGCCGTGATCGGGCAAGATGCCTTCCAGGAATGCGACACCGTCGGCATTACCCGCCCCTGCGTCAAGCACAATTTCCTGGTCAAGGATGTGCGCGATCTGGCAGATACGATCAAAAAAGCCTTCTTCATTGCCACGACAGGTAGGCCTGGTCCGGTGCTGGTGGATATCCCTAAGGATATCAGCATGCACAAAACCACGTTTTCTTATCCTAAAGAAGTCGAGATGCGCTCGTACAAGCCAGTCGACAAAGGGCATGCCGGGCAGATTCGCAAGGCGATGCAATTGTTGCTGCAAGCTGAACGCCCGATGATTTACACCGGCGGCGGCGTGATTCTCGCGCACGCTTCACCGGAACTCAATAAACTGGTCGACACCTTGGGTTTTCCATGTACCAATACCCTGATGGGTTTGGGGGCGTTCCGTGCCAGCGACGATAAATTCGTCGGTATGCCGGGCATGCATGGTACCTACGAAGCCAATATGGCCATGCAACATTGCGACGTGCTCATTGCTATCGGCGCGCGCTTCGATGACCGTGTGATCGGCAATACCAAGCATTTCGCTTCAGTCCCGCGCAAGATTATCCATATAGATATCGACCCATCGTCGATTTCGAAACGCGTCAAAGTCGACATTCCTATCGTTGGCAATGTCAAAGACGTGTTGCAGGAAATGCTGGCCCAACTGAGTGCCAGTGATACGCGTTCGGAACCGAAAGCCTTGGCGGCCTGGTGGAAGCAGATCAATGAATGGCGTGGTCGCGACTGTCTCC
The sequence above is drawn from the Undibacterium sp. CCC3.4 genome and encodes:
- a CDS encoding TetR/AcrR family transcriptional regulator, which translates into the protein MQHKAPRRTRERILELSLRLFNEFGEPNITTTVIAEEMNISPGNLYYHFRNKDDIVNSIFTQFEAEINKKLAFPHGRKANIQDIWTYLHLTFELVWRYRFFYRDLNDLLSRNRTLELNFKLILAHKIKVATELCNDLRADGEFAATDRDIESLATNMVVVATYWLSYEYVRNPRKYTELQTMSESLARGCYQVISQISPYLRGETKQVFEQLSQDYLRKISPQ
- a CDS encoding DUF3619 family protein — encoded protein: MNYSQQAQDLDFAYKIKRALNESSETLPAATLQRLAQSRQLALSRKKAAPSRVLAWRGVLAGGANLSFSGPASWLGRLGLIIPLLVLIVGLMGIYENEKQQGISELADIDVAVLADELPPAAYIDTGFSAYLNKTGE
- a CDS encoding RDD family protein gives rise to the protein MKPSLTTPALRRRLLCMVYEAMLLFGIVFSVGFVFDVLSQSHNALALRHARQICLFVVIGAYFVFCWSRSGQTLAMQTWRIRVTDLDGSRLPLPKAVLRYLLAWLWFVPALALAYQFELQGWNMVIALALGMLAWAMTVRMSPDGQFLHDRLAKTRLTEVAVKNNSLTS
- a CDS encoding DUF3106 domain-containing protein; translated protein: MLSLRHYLLSFLIACCMPALALANGATSATPAATPVTAAGKPAQLAALNTKPAWGDLSMQQRATLAPLVGEWPRMSEFSKKKWLEIATRAVQMKPDEQARLQERMRDWVKLSPEQRAAARENFAHANLVKPELKSAQWQQYQQLSEEEKKQLAAEHKKPKNLTNLSVQNIKNPQILAPIKVGPKPAPVAKPLKPVVPAGTPAAIPASTSLVSAMP
- a CDS encoding TIGR00730 family Rossman fold protein, which codes for MKSICVYCGSAAGVSPAYAAAARELAATLVAQDLHLIYGGGNVGLMGIVADEVMRLGGRVTGVIPQALMDKEVGHTGLTQLHVVNNMHERKALMAQLSDAFIALPGGIGTLEELFEVFTWAQLGFHNKPLGLLNVAGFYDGLLTFLSHAQTQGFLLSTHLDLLFAETEAAALLEKFSTYQAPTRHKWVTQRDL
- a CDS encoding acetolactate synthase 3 catalytic subunit; protein product: MSTEFTGAEILVKCLAEEGVEHVFGYPGGAVLYIYDAIYKQDKFQHILVRHEQAAIHAADAYSRSSDKVGVALVTSGPGVTNAVTGLATAYMDSIPMVVISGQVPSAVIGQDAFQECDTVGITRPCVKHNFLVKDVRDLADTIKKAFFIATTGRPGPVLVDIPKDISMHKTTFSYPKEVEMRSYKPVDKGHAGQIRKAMQLLLQAERPMIYTGGGVILAHASPELNKLVDTLGFPCTNTLMGLGAFRASDDKFVGMPGMHGTYEANMAMQHCDVLIAIGARFDDRVIGNTKHFASVPRKIIHIDIDPSSISKRVKVDIPIVGNVKDVLQEMLAQLSASDTRSEPKALAAWWKQINEWRGRDCLQYPSSDLLIKPQSVVEKVWEVTKGDAFVTSDVGQHQMWAAQYYRFDKPRRWINSGGLGTMGVGLPYAMGVQMANPDATVACITGEGSIQMCIQELATCKQYHLTPKIILLNNRVLGMVRQWQQIDYGSRYSESYMDSLPDFTKLVEAYGHVGMKIENPADVDGAVREAFAMKDRLVFMNFITDQTENVWPMVKAGKGLTEMLLGSEDL
- a CDS encoding RNA polymerase sigma factor, which encodes MATDKELSNFLEGVERRAFKHALYTVRNEESALDIVQEAMIKISEKYGDKPANELPMLFQRILQNTILDFFRREKVRNTWVSLFSSMTPAGSDENDNFDLLENYASEEGSQASESTADKLEREQVLNIIDDEIKKLPGRQREAFLMRYWEDMDVAETASAMGCSEGSVKTHCSRATHALAASLKAKGIQL